A section of the Desulfomicrobium escambiense DSM 10707 genome encodes:
- a CDS encoding DUF3369 domain-containing protein, with product MTDNDEILFKEEERQAGPAPGTAEEPWKILIVDDEADVHSVTVYMLSGQEYHGRAFGFLHAYSAEEAKAVLREHDDIAVILLDVVMETDDSGLQLVRHIREELRNLAVRIILRTGQPGKAPAAKVILEYDIDDYKEKTELTLEKMLVTIVSALRSYSFITTIEDNRQGLKRIIEASSDIFERQSLQKLGCGVLSQLTAILQLRKDAVYSHASGLAASGIKGRSIVLAATGEFCEFVERPIEDVRGETVHKALDRARSRAHGFYCEDGKCAWYFKSRTGSENFLYFEVGRELDENDHDLLELFFTNVSLAFDNLFLNKGIEDTQKEVIFHIAETMECRSAETGSHVRRVSEYVRLMALKYGLPEEEAEMLKIASTAHDLGKIGIPDSILNKPGPLTPAEFEVIKSHVRRGYELLSRSTSPIIQTAARIVLLHHERWDGNGYPQGLREEEIHVHGRIVAVADVFDALSNKRVYHEAWNWDQVFAHFLEESGRHFDPCLVDILLENREEFMAIWEQYHDECGVCYTAREAARDGANRPE from the coding sequence ATGACCGACAACGACGAAATCCTGTTCAAGGAAGAGGAGCGGCAGGCCGGACCGGCTCCGGGGACGGCCGAGGAGCCCTGGAAGATCCTGATCGTGGACGACGAGGCCGATGTCCACAGCGTCACCGTCTACATGCTCTCGGGACAGGAGTACCATGGACGCGCGTTCGGCTTCCTGCACGCCTACAGCGCCGAGGAGGCCAAGGCCGTGCTGCGCGAGCACGACGACATCGCCGTCATCCTCCTGGACGTGGTCATGGAGACCGACGACAGCGGCCTGCAGCTCGTCCGCCACATCCGGGAGGAGCTCAGGAACCTCGCCGTGCGCATCATCCTGCGCACGGGTCAGCCCGGCAAGGCGCCCGCGGCCAAGGTCATCCTCGAATACGACATCGATGACTACAAGGAGAAGACCGAACTGACCCTGGAAAAGATGCTCGTGACCATCGTCTCGGCCCTGCGCAGCTACAGCTTCATCACGACCATCGAAGACAACCGCCAGGGTCTCAAGCGCATCATCGAAGCCTCCTCGGACATCTTTGAGCGTCAGTCCCTGCAGAAGCTCGGCTGCGGGGTGCTGAGCCAGCTGACGGCCATCCTCCAGCTCAGGAAGGACGCCGTCTACAGCCACGCCTCGGGCCTTGCCGCCTCGGGGATCAAGGGCCGCTCCATCGTTCTGGCGGCCACGGGGGAGTTCTGCGAGTTTGTGGAGCGCCCCATCGAGGACGTGCGTGGGGAGACGGTGCACAAGGCGTTGGACAGGGCCAGGAGCAGGGCCCACGGCTTCTATTGCGAGGACGGCAAGTGCGCCTGGTACTTCAAGAGCAGGACAGGTTCGGAAAATTTCCTCTATTTCGAGGTCGGCCGGGAACTGGACGAGAACGACCACGATCTGCTCGAACTCTTCTTCACCAACGTCTCCCTGGCCTTCGACAACCTTTTCCTGAACAAGGGCATCGAAGACACCCAGAAGGAGGTCATCTTCCACATCGCCGAAACCATGGAGTGCCGCTCCGCCGAGACCGGCAGCCACGTGCGCCGCGTGTCGGAGTATGTGCGCCTCATGGCTCTCAAGTACGGCCTGCCCGAGGAGGAGGCGGAGATGCTCAAGATCGCCTCCACGGCCCACGACCTGGGCAAGATCGGCATCCCCGACTCCATCCTGAACAAGCCGGGCCCCCTGACGCCCGCGGAGTTCGAGGTCATCAAGAGCCACGTGCGGCGCGGCTACGAACTCCTGAGCCGTTCAACGAGCCCCATCATCCAGACGGCGGCCCGCATCGTGCTGCTGCACCATGAACGTTGGGACGGCAACGGCTATCCGCAGGGGCTCAGGGAGGAGGAGATTCACGTCCACGGCCGCATCGTCGCCGTGGCCGATGTCTTCGACGCCCTGTCCAACAAGCGGGTCTATCACGAGGCCTGGAACTGGGACCAGGTGTTCGCGCATTTTCTGGAGGAGAGCGGCAGGCATTTCGACCCGTGCCTGGTCGATATCCTGCTGGAGAATCGTGAGGAATTCATGGCCATCTGGGAGCAGTACCACGACGAGTGCGGGGTCTGCTACACGGCTCGAGAAGCGGCTCGGGACGGTGCAAACCGTCCCGAGTAA
- a CDS encoding glycosyltransferase family 9 protein produces the protein MTDLSSFNPARILVCQLRQIGDVLLTTPSIRLLHERFPGAAIDVFTEKKCVPVLENNPHVRRVWALDKKALPNFLAELRYYARIAAENYDLVVDFQQLPRCRFVTLLSRAQVRLTYPPPWYNRLLYTHWAAPTPGYSGKFRAGILAPLGIVWNGQAPELFLTDEEKRWAKTYLAGFGLERGRFITLDPTHRRSTRLWPARHYADMVAKVHAARPDLRFFILFGPGEEAMAREVLEHCPVPEACVLPDAVIGLRQMAAVQSMARLHVGNCSGPRHFAVSVNTPTLTILGATGGGWRFPSDAHSDIFEDLPCRPCNANFCARKDHACLENLPPRRVADRVLEILGD, from the coding sequence ATGACGGACCTTTCCTCCTTCAACCCCGCACGCATCCTCGTCTGCCAGCTGCGCCAGATCGGCGACGTGCTGCTGACCACCCCGTCCATCCGCCTGTTGCACGAACGATTTCCTGGCGCGGCCATCGACGTCTTCACCGAAAAGAAGTGCGTCCCGGTCCTGGAAAACAACCCCCACGTGCGCCGGGTCTGGGCCCTGGACAAGAAAGCCTTGCCGAACTTCCTGGCGGAGCTGCGCTATTACGCCCGCATCGCCGCCGAAAACTACGACCTCGTGGTGGACTTCCAGCAACTGCCCCGCTGCCGCTTCGTGACCCTCCTGAGCCGCGCCCAGGTCCGCCTGACCTATCCGCCGCCGTGGTACAACCGGCTCCTCTACACCCACTGGGCAGCTCCGACTCCTGGGTATTCGGGCAAATTCCGGGCCGGCATCCTTGCGCCGCTAGGCATCGTCTGGAACGGCCAGGCCCCGGAGCTGTTCCTGACCGACGAGGAAAAGCGCTGGGCCAAAACCTATCTGGCCGGTTTCGGTCTGGAGCGCGGTCGATTCATCACCCTCGACCCGACCCACCGCCGCTCCACCCGCCTCTGGCCCGCCCGTCACTATGCGGACATGGTCGCCAAGGTCCACGCGGCGCGCCCGGACCTGCGCTTCTTCATCCTCTTCGGTCCCGGCGAGGAAGCCATGGCCCGGGAGGTGCTGGAGCACTGCCCCGTTCCTGAAGCCTGCGTCCTGCCGGACGCGGTCATCGGTCTGCGGCAGATGGCGGCCGTGCAGTCCATGGCGCGGCTGCACGTGGGAAACTGTTCCGGACCGCGCCACTTCGCGGTCTCCGTGAACACGCCGACCCTGACCATTCTCGGCGCCACGGGCGGAGGCTGGCGCTTCCCCTCCGACGCGCACAGCGACATCTTCGAAGACCTGCCCTGCCGCCCCTGCAACGCAAATTTCTGCGCACGCAAGGACCACGCCTGCCTCGAAAACCTTCCCCCACGCCGTGTCGCCGACCGGGTTCTGGAAATCCTGGGGGACTGA
- a CDS encoding glycosyltransferase family 4 protein, which produces MKRVALLLPTLSRYGGAEQFGFRLAGYLAACGDFDVTFVCAKQDGEAPEGVRVIRVGRPVPGKFGKTLWFVLAAEAVRRREKFDVTIGLGKTLFQDIARLSGGPTGPFWDHSIKAFDEGLPRTVKSLSRRLSPGKQLSAAVERLMIRNTRLLVANSHFVRDLTVATFSYLKAENIPVIYNQPDLGRFRPGRPEDKPALRERFGLPAQGELIVTAGTNFRLKGVHILIRALSRLPASFRLAVAGGRGSSEMLALAGFLGVADRVRFLGRVDDMPALYQAGDIFVLNTFYDACANAVLEALACGLPVVSTAYNGSSAFLRPDAVLPDPTDHTGLAGRIEALVHGGSTARTDFNPPRGLEPYAELIRKFA; this is translated from the coding sequence ATGAAGCGCGTCGCCCTGCTGCTGCCCACCCTGAGCCGCTACGGAGGAGCCGAGCAGTTCGGTTTCCGCCTGGCCGGATACCTGGCCGCGTGCGGCGACTTCGACGTGACCTTCGTCTGCGCGAAGCAGGACGGAGAGGCGCCCGAGGGCGTGCGCGTCATCCGCGTCGGCCGGCCCGTGCCGGGCAAATTCGGCAAGACCCTGTGGTTCGTCCTGGCCGCCGAAGCCGTGCGCCGCAGGGAGAAATTCGACGTGACCATCGGTCTGGGCAAGACGCTCTTCCAGGACATCGCGCGCCTGTCCGGAGGACCCACCGGACCGTTCTGGGACCATTCCATCAAGGCCTTCGACGAAGGTCTGCCGCGCACCGTCAAAAGCCTCTCCCGCCGCCTCTCGCCGGGCAAGCAGCTCTCCGCGGCCGTCGAGCGTCTGATGATTCGCAACACCCGGCTACTCGTGGCCAACTCCCACTTCGTGCGCGACCTGACCGTGGCGACCTTTTCCTACCTCAAGGCCGAGAACATCCCCGTCATCTACAACCAGCCCGATCTCGGCCGCTTCCGCCCCGGCCGGCCGGAGGACAAACCGGCCCTGCGCGAACGCTTCGGCCTCCCGGCCCAGGGAGAACTGATCGTCACGGCGGGCACCAATTTCCGCCTGAAAGGTGTGCACATCCTCATCCGCGCCCTGAGCAGGCTGCCCGCCTCCTTCCGCCTGGCCGTGGCCGGCGGGCGGGGCAGCTCCGAAATGCTCGCCCTGGCCGGTTTCCTGGGCGTCGCGGACAGGGTCCGCTTCCTGGGCCGCGTCGACGACATGCCGGCCCTGTATCAGGCCGGGGACATCTTCGTGCTGAACACCTTCTACGACGCCTGCGCCAACGCCGTGCTCGAAGCCCTGGCCTGCGGCCTGCCCGTCGTCTCCACGGCCTACAACGGCAGCTCCGCCTTCCTGCGTCCCGACGCGGTCCTGCCCGACCCGACCGACCACACGGGACTCGCCGGACGCATCGAGGCCCTCGTCCACGGCGGCTCCACGGCCAGAACCGATTTCAACCCGCCCCGCGGCCTCGAGCCCTACGCGGAACTCATCCGGAAGTTTGCATGA
- a CDS encoding sensor histidine kinase has translation MRIPAFSSIRASLIFLVLTAILPALGIMLVTGYTLRENTIQSAESSALRQIQLMARHHEQIIADARLLLATLAKAREVQQLDPLGAQLLLEEMLSAHPAYVALALSDTTGRIVAVFPADSFSSIENEPFFKEATQTGRFAMGPYHLVDATRHVVMEFAQPVADRAGRVGGVLAASFDLNYFSKVFDDFHLPEGSIFTLTDAEGIRLTRFPETQKYTWVPDLPRMIARMSGDREEGTFLERGVDGVRRLYSFKRLDFEGTPLQGLMIRLGQPEGQALSSARRALIWNFVSLALAAALALAVAWFVGEHAILRRLDRLMTATDRLGTGDLSTRTGLDHTDGELGRLAAAFDRMASSLEGHDLDRRRAEEECCLLNSELEERVFTRTAELAKANADLQSALENLRQAQGQLVMSEKLAALGGLVAGVAHEINTPVGVALSATSTMAEKNRVLSDLFGRGEMKRSDLSEYLDSTREGLEMSLLNLNRASDLIRSFKMVAADQISENRRSFNVSEYVGQVLLSLRPKLKKTRHKVEVDCDEDLVVESYPGALSQILTNFIVNSLTHAYDEGQAGLIRIGIARVGGSLNLTYSDDGRGMPPEVQDKIFEPFYTTARAKGSTGLGLHIVFNIVTRTLGGTVTCCSAPGHGTTFQVRVPVGQGEA, from the coding sequence ATGCGAATTCCTGCCTTCTCCTCCATACGGGCCAGCCTCATTTTCCTGGTTCTGACGGCCATTCTGCCTGCCCTGGGCATCATGCTCGTCACGGGGTACACCCTGCGCGAGAACACGATCCAAAGCGCCGAGAGCTCGGCCCTGAGGCAGATTCAGCTCATGGCCCGGCACCATGAGCAGATCATTGCGGACGCGCGTCTCCTGCTGGCGACCCTGGCCAAGGCGCGCGAGGTGCAGCAGCTTGATCCCCTGGGCGCCCAGCTTCTGCTCGAAGAAATGCTCTCCGCCCACCCGGCGTACGTGGCCCTGGCCCTGTCCGACACCACGGGCCGCATCGTGGCTGTTTTCCCGGCGGACTCCTTTTCGAGCATCGAAAACGAGCCTTTTTTCAAGGAAGCCACGCAGACCGGCCGTTTCGCCATGGGTCCCTACCACCTGGTGGACGCCACGCGGCATGTCGTCATGGAATTCGCCCAGCCCGTGGCCGACCGTGCGGGACGGGTGGGCGGCGTCCTGGCGGCCTCTTTCGATCTGAACTACTTCAGCAAGGTTTTCGACGACTTCCATCTCCCCGAAGGTTCGATCTTCACGCTGACGGATGCCGAGGGTATCCGGCTGACGCGTTTTCCCGAAACGCAGAAATACACTTGGGTGCCCGATCTGCCACGGATGATCGCGCGTATGTCGGGCGACAGGGAGGAGGGCACCTTCCTGGAAAGGGGCGTGGACGGCGTGCGCAGGCTCTACAGCTTCAAACGCCTCGATTTTGAGGGTACCCCCCTGCAGGGGCTGATGATCCGTCTCGGGCAGCCCGAGGGCCAGGCCCTGTCCTCGGCCAGGCGGGCGCTGATCTGGAACTTCGTTTCCCTGGCCCTGGCCGCGGCGCTGGCTTTGGCGGTGGCCTGGTTCGTGGGGGAGCACGCGATTTTGCGGCGGCTCGATCGCCTCATGACGGCCACGGATCGCCTGGGCACGGGCGATCTGAGCACCCGCACTGGCCTTGATCACACCGACGGCGAGCTCGGGCGGCTGGCGGCGGCCTTCGACCGCATGGCGTCGAGCCTCGAAGGGCACGATTTAGACAGGAGGCGGGCCGAGGAGGAATGCTGCCTCCTGAACTCGGAGCTGGAGGAGCGCGTCTTCACGCGCACCGCGGAATTGGCCAAGGCCAACGCGGACCTGCAGTCCGCCCTGGAGAACCTGCGCCAGGCCCAGGGCCAGCTGGTCATGTCCGAAAAATTGGCGGCCCTCGGCGGACTGGTGGCGGGCGTTGCCCACGAGATCAACACCCCCGTGGGCGTGGCCCTGTCGGCCACCTCGACCATGGCCGAAAAGAACCGCGTCCTGAGCGACCTTTTCGGCCGCGGCGAGATGAAGCGTTCGGACCTTTCGGAATACCTCGATTCCACGCGGGAAGGCTTGGAGATGAGCCTGCTCAACCTGAACCGGGCCTCGGACCTGATCCGCAGCTTCAAGATGGTCGCCGCGGACCAGATCTCCGAGAACCGCAGGAGTTTCAACGTCAGCGAGTATGTCGGGCAGGTGCTCCTGAGCCTGCGCCCCAAGCTCAAGAAGACCAGGCACAAGGTCGAGGTGGACTGCGACGAGGACCTGGTCGTAGAGAGCTACCCTGGCGCCTTGTCGCAGATCCTGACCAATTTCATCGTCAACTCGCTGACCCACGCCTATGACGAGGGTCAGGCCGGGCTCATCCGCATCGGGATCGCGCGGGTCGGCGGCTCCCTCAATCTGACCTATTCCGACGACGGGCGGGGCATGCCGCCCGAGGTGCAGGACAAGATTTTCGAACCGTTCTACACCACGGCGCGGGCCAAGGGCTCCACGGGCCTGGGCCTGCACATCGTCTTCAACATCGTCACCCGCACCCTGGGCGGGACCGTCACCTGCTGCAGCGCGCCGGGCCACGGCACGACATTCCAGGTGCGCGTGCCCGTGGGGCAAGGAGAGGCATGA